A DNA window from Pyrus communis chromosome 3, drPyrComm1.1, whole genome shotgun sequence contains the following coding sequences:
- the LOC137728393 gene encoding uncharacterized protein, with protein MSHANLMNNYFNPNSVYTEEDFRLHFRMRRHVFQRLLRDVQQVNPYFQQKQDRTGRPAFSLHQKVYKDEYLCEPNQEDLNWLIRKVKDRGFPSMIVSLDCMHWDWKNCPTGWQRGFNGRSRKPTVVLEAVASYNTWI; from the exons ATGTCACAtgccaatctgatgaacaactacttcaaccctAACTCAGTGTACAcagaagaggatttcagacTTCACTTCCGAATGAGGCGTCATGTCTTCCAGCGTTTACTTCGTGATGTCCAGCAGGTTAATCCATACTTTCAACAGAAGCAGGACAGAACAGGCCGCCCTGCTTTCTCACTTCATCAGAAG GTTTACAAAGACGAGTACCTCTgcgagccaaatcaagaagatctgaatTGGCTCATTCGCAAAGTTAAAGACCGTGGGTTTCCGAGCATGATAGTgtcattagactgcatgcattgggattggaaAAACTGTCCCACCGGATGGCAAAGAGGCTTTAACGGAAGGTCGAGAAAGCCAACTGttgtgttagaggcggttgCCTCATATAACACATGGATCTAG